A stretch of Deinococcus misasensis DSM 22328 DNA encodes these proteins:
- a CDS encoding lipopolysaccharide biosynthesis protein: MVNLVSIGLFVAWFGLETYGASALIVASSTLLLSIVGQWMINAVSRYFYEFQENFFRTLWSYGLLILLMTVVIIPLGLSAGERMVNFTLVINLFVLTFCYNFSLEFIRMKRQVFVYGISILIEAVASVATGYILSQRDTGVINPVYLCIAVSMYLPLLFHLLMIRPNLSRATVTQGRMKEIFHFGYPMSISSLFGQVIFFGARYFLGLFFGLKEVGIFSTLYDISQRGATFILNTLTGASQVIIFKEYGMHNLEKVNKYLNKQINLILQFSVIVALLFFNAYPYIMQVAGKSGLEDYKFMLVFVSIIVSINRIKSGTFDLILQLEKNTLGITRSTLLGAVISVVPGILIVKYYGIWGAVCSMLLSYCVSLFYSYVLVRRMRIAYFNLNASVIKKNLGVYALVALVLLASLLSFFRFESPAGNIVLLFFVVISALFSIYTNSTWYTRGGKESV; encoded by the coding sequence GTGGTCAATCTGGTTTCCATTGGTCTGTTTGTGGCATGGTTTGGTCTGGAGACCTACGGTGCCTCTGCACTGATTGTTGCCTCCAGCACGTTGCTGCTTTCCATCGTTGGGCAATGGATGATCAATGCAGTCAGTCGGTATTTCTATGAATTCCAGGAAAATTTCTTCAGAACTTTATGGTCATATGGATTGCTGATTCTTCTGATGACCGTGGTGATCATTCCATTGGGTCTCTCAGCAGGAGAGCGGATGGTCAACTTCACTCTGGTGATCAATTTGTTTGTGTTGACTTTTTGTTACAATTTTTCTCTGGAATTCATTCGAATGAAAAGGCAGGTTTTTGTTTACGGAATCAGCATCTTGATTGAAGCCGTGGCCTCGGTTGCGACAGGATACATCCTGTCGCAACGTGACACGGGAGTTATCAATCCAGTTTACCTGTGTATTGCAGTTTCCATGTATCTTCCTTTGTTGTTTCACCTGTTGATGATTCGTCCAAATCTGAGCAGGGCAACTGTCACACAAGGGCGCATGAAAGAGATTTTTCATTTTGGATATCCCATGTCCATATCTTCCTTGTTCGGGCAGGTGATTTTCTTTGGTGCACGTTACTTCCTGGGTCTTTTCTTTGGATTAAAAGAAGTTGGTATATTTTCAACTTTATATGATATTTCTCAAAGGGGTGCCACATTTATCTTGAATACGCTCACTGGTGCTTCTCAGGTGATCATTTTCAAAGAATATGGAATGCACAACTTGGAGAAAGTCAACAAATACCTGAACAAGCAAATCAACCTGATCTTGCAGTTTTCTGTGATTGTGGCTTTGTTGTTCTTCAATGCTTATCCTTACATCATGCAAGTGGCAGGAAAATCTGGCCTTGAAGACTACAAATTCATGCTGGTGTTCGTGTCCATCATTGTGTCCATCAACCGGATCAAGTCTGGAACCTTTGACTTGATTCTGCAATTGGAAAAGAACACCCTGGGCATCACCCGCTCCACCCTGCTCGGGGCTGTGATCTCGGTGGTACCAGGAATTTTGATCGTGAAGTACTATGGCATCTGGGGTGCAGTGTGCTCCATGTTGCTGAGCTACTGCGTGTCCCTGTTCTACTCGTATGTGCTGGTTCGCCGGATGCGCATTGCATACTTCAACCTGAATGCATCAGTGATCAAGAAGAACCTGGGTGTCTATGCTCTGGTTGCACTGGTGCTGCTGGCTTCTTTGCTGTCCTTTTTCAGGTTTGAGTCTCCGGCCGGAAACATTGTGCTGCTGTTTTTTGTGGTGATTTCTGCTTTATTTTCCATATACACCAATTCGACCTGGTATACCCGAGGAGGAAAAGAAAGTGTTTGA
- a CDS encoding glycerol-3-phosphate acyltransferase yields MSVLICVLAYLIGSLGFGIIYSRFRGEDIRQKDAPGGSGVYRQYGLTAAILVSVLDILKGVLAVGLAQQFAPEVAWLAAGLVVLGHNFPVFFRFDGGGGIAPLLGALLVHAPQTLLVALGLTAVAIPVYKFVLQKHVKFNVLPAISVMVLPVVLVYAYLQQSGFLALLAIVVAMALRIPFSLKP; encoded by the coding sequence GTGTCTGTGCTCATCTGCGTGCTCGCCTACCTGATCGGGTCCCTGGGTTTCGGGATCATCTATTCCCGCTTCAGGGGAGAGGACATCCGCCAAAAAGATGCGCCCGGAGGAAGTGGAGTGTACCGCCAATACGGTCTCACTGCAGCCATTCTGGTCTCTGTTTTGGACATTCTCAAAGGGGTTCTGGCGGTTGGACTGGCCCAGCAATTCGCCCCAGAGGTGGCTTGGCTTGCTGCTGGACTGGTGGTGCTCGGGCACAATTTTCCGGTGTTCTTCCGTTTTGATGGCGGAGGAGGCATTGCTCCATTGCTGGGGGCTTTGCTGGTGCATGCTCCCCAGACCTTGCTGGTGGCCCTCGGGCTCACAGCAGTGGCGATTCCTGTGTACAAGTTTGTGCTGCAAAAGCACGTCAAATTCAATGTGCTTCCTGCCATCTCGGTGATGGTGTTGCCTGTTGTGCTGGTGTACGCTTACCTCCAGCAATCGGGCTTTCTCGCACTGTTGGCCATTGTGGTTGCGATGGCCCTCAGAATTCCCTTCAGCCTGAAACCATGA
- a CDS encoding stalk domain-containing protein codes for MLLFSGSLAFQVGSQQLVLTVGEKQAYLNGSITELDPPARVLSGRTMLPVRALAQRLGLNIMGPEEGTLKIGDLIYRTRENTGLLRGNPIDPQALQMIDRVLYINARVLADALGATLLFSEEGRTLTLTTNLPRNIDVALPQARFLTSKATYAIGEKIQYLDYSFDPEGTPLVNRRWTNRQEAFFTAGPQTISLQVVNDRGRTSATYTRTIQISEEVKESPLSYALKNQPVGTTFKDDAILTYPVLPLLPLPSETRTLMFSDSPEQVDTSGILYRDDLTGKTRILAYHMNASQRPARLFIQVRNIGLSEGKATIERLGETAPTRVETTLGQGTLLDFYAGSNSSVLTLPVTSWMTLYSSPTLPPGGGVNVMMDVEFSTRTQVSIFMLMDGDTPDNLMVLRPDGKHQRGTFPGAVRELQANVTTLPARLVLGDDKVDQPLIGLDATTLNTVVLKGNYGLLYRISLVGLPDHAVGALSPRGGLYKGALHVDEAPVALPESGVLTRPNYPILFSRGGVKTLEFIPASGSNLPVNLVFYPTRAQEPLSPAPPVTSKK; via the coding sequence ATGTTGCTTTTTTCTGGAAGTTTGGCTTTTCAGGTGGGCAGCCAGCAACTGGTCCTGACCGTGGGTGAAAAGCAAGCTTATCTGAATGGATCCATCACAGAACTGGATCCCCCTGCCCGAGTGCTCTCTGGACGCACCATGTTGCCGGTCAGGGCTCTGGCCCAGAGGCTCGGCCTGAACATCATGGGACCGGAAGAAGGCACCCTCAAGATCGGAGATCTGATTTACCGTACCCGTGAGAACACAGGTTTGCTGCGTGGAAATCCCATTGATCCACAAGCCTTGCAAATGATCGACCGGGTGCTGTACATCAATGCCCGTGTGCTGGCAGATGCTCTGGGGGCCACCTTGCTCTTTTCGGAGGAAGGCAGAACCCTCACCCTGACCACCAACCTGCCTCGAAACATTGATGTGGCCTTGCCTCAAGCCCGCTTCCTGACCAGCAAAGCAACCTATGCCATTGGCGAGAAAATCCAGTATCTGGACTATTCTTTCGATCCAGAGGGAACCCCGCTGGTCAACCGACGCTGGACCAACCGGCAAGAGGCCTTTTTCACGGCTGGACCGCAAACCATCAGCTTGCAGGTGGTGAACGACCGGGGCCGCACCTCTGCCACTTACACCCGGACCATTCAGATTTCCGAGGAGGTCAAAGAAAGCCCTCTGAGTTATGCCCTGAAAAATCAACCTGTGGGCACCACCTTCAAAGACGATGCCATTCTGACCTATCCTGTGCTGCCTCTGCTTCCTTTGCCTTCTGAGACACGCACCCTGATGTTCAGCGATTCCCCAGAGCAGGTGGACACCAGTGGCATCCTGTACCGGGATGACCTGACTGGAAAGACCCGGATTCTGGCGTACCACATGAATGCCTCTCAAAGACCTGCAAGGCTGTTCATTCAGGTCCGCAACATCGGGCTCTCCGAAGGCAAAGCCACCATAGAACGTCTGGGTGAAACCGCTCCAACCCGAGTGGAAACCACCCTCGGACAGGGAACCCTGCTGGACTTTTATGCTGGATCCAACAGCAGTGTGCTCACTTTGCCGGTGACCAGTTGGATGACCCTGTATTCATCACCCACCCTCCCACCCGGAGGTGGGGTCAATGTGATGATGGATGTGGAGTTCAGCACCCGCACGCAGGTCAGCATTTTCATGCTCATGGATGGAGACACCCCGGACAACCTGATGGTCCTGCGTCCCGATGGCAAGCACCAGAGGGGCACCTTCCCCGGTGCGGTGCGTGAGTTGCAGGCCAATGTCACCACGTTGCCTGCCCGTCTGGTGCTCGGTGATGACAAAGTGGACCAGCCCCTGATCGGTCTGGATGCCACCACCCTGAACACTGTGGTCTTGAAAGGCAATTATGGTTTGCTGTACCGGATTTCTCTGGTGGGCTTGCCCGACCACGCGGTTGGAGCCCTGTCTCCCAGAGGAGGACTCTACAAAGGGGCCTTGCATGTGGATGAGGCTCCAGTGGCCCTGCCAGAGTCTGGTGTGCTGACCCGCCCGAATTACCCCATCCTGTTCAGCCGTGGAGGGGTGAAAACGCTGGAGTTCATACCGGCCAGTGGTTCCAATTTGCCGGTCAATCTGGTGTTTTACCCCACCCGTGCACAGGAGCCGCTTTCTCCAGCACCTCCTGTGACCAGCAAAAAATAA
- a CDS encoding ABC transporter substrate-binding protein, translated as MLKKALMVSAALGMGLGFAQQKVEIEFWSWYLSPKFDNYLKDTIKDFEAKNPGITVKWFDKQDTMVQDLIASINLGKAPDVVNLNIPDTFSAAQNGFLTDISTLTPMSELKSQFWDNPLNNFTVNGKPYGYPWYGWLNEGVMVYNSDLVKKAGYTEKTLPKTNDQLLAFAKKVKDRTGQYGWIPNFIDAGGAPLFHGFFYADGLPIYDEKTGKAQFTSSKHVALLKKYVDMYKQGYFPEDMLRKEAFQLSMELYNQGKLASIVGGPQALTRIKDANKDLYGKTKVAEAPLGKSGRATGGGMDLVIPAASKHKKEAAQFAEFLSNNINQMKFAKIVAIVPTSKGAEKDPFFKQESNDPIIQASGMVGASGRFIDPGFNPPKNSSVLYKNLVDNLEAAFLGKKTPKQALDDAAAFWNANVNK; from the coding sequence ATGCTGAAAAAAGCTTTAATGGTCAGTGCCGCACTCGGGATGGGTCTGGGATTCGCCCAGCAGAAAGTGGAAATTGAATTCTGGAGCTGGTACCTCAGCCCCAAATTCGACAATTACCTCAAAGACACCATCAAAGACTTTGAGGCCAAAAACCCCGGCATCACCGTCAAATGGTTCGACAAACAAGACACCATGGTGCAGGACCTGATCGCCTCCATCAACCTCGGCAAAGCCCCCGATGTGGTCAACCTCAACATCCCTGACACCTTCTCTGCCGCCCAAAACGGCTTCCTGACCGACATCAGCACCCTCACCCCCATGAGCGAACTGAAAAGCCAGTTCTGGGACAACCCCCTCAACAACTTCACCGTCAATGGAAAACCCTACGGCTACCCCTGGTACGGCTGGCTCAACGAAGGTGTGATGGTCTACAACAGCGATCTGGTCAAAAAAGCCGGATACACCGAAAAAACCCTGCCCAAAACCAACGACCAGCTGCTGGCTTTCGCCAAAAAAGTCAAAGACCGCACCGGCCAGTACGGCTGGATCCCCAACTTCATCGATGCTGGCGGCGCCCCCCTGTTCCACGGTTTCTTCTACGCCGATGGCCTTCCCATCTACGATGAGAAAACCGGCAAAGCCCAGTTCACTTCCAGCAAGCACGTTGCCCTGCTGAAAAAATACGTGGACATGTACAAACAGGGCTACTTCCCCGAGGACATGCTCCGCAAAGAAGCCTTCCAGCTCAGCATGGAACTGTACAACCAAGGCAAACTGGCCAGCATTGTCGGTGGTCCCCAGGCCCTGACCCGCATCAAAGATGCCAACAAGGACCTGTACGGCAAAACCAAAGTGGCAGAGGCTCCCTTGGGCAAATCAGGTCGCGCCACCGGTGGTGGAATGGACCTCGTGATTCCTGCTGCCTCCAAGCACAAGAAAGAAGCTGCCCAGTTCGCCGAGTTCCTCTCCAACAACATCAACCAGATGAAGTTCGCCAAAATCGTGGCCATCGTGCCCACCTCCAAAGGCGCTGAAAAGGATCCCTTCTTCAAACAAGAATCCAACGATCCCATCATTCAGGCCAGCGGAATGGTCGGTGCTTCCGGACGCTTCATCGACCCCGGCTTCAACCCTCCCAAAAACTCCTCCGTGCTGTACAAGAACCTGGTGGACAACCTCGAAGCCGCTTTCCTCGGCAAGAAAACCCCCAAACAGGCTCTGGATGACGCCGCTGCCTTCTGGAACGCCAACGTCAACAAATAA
- a CDS encoding UDP-glucose dehydrogenase family protein has product MQIGIIGTGYVGLTTSLAFAYIGHQVYAIDKDPRKVEMLQRGEPPIHEEGLRELLHLTRSQLVPTVDYAGLADCKVIFIAVGTPTTPSGEADTTYLEQAVIELAGVLKPDEVYHLVVKSTVPIGTNRKVQTLLRNELKKLGKNTEVSIGSNPEFLREGFALYDTFYPDRVVVGAHNREFFNVMRELYDPILEQTFEAPEFLPRPSSYHLPPLITTEPTSAEMIKYAANAFLALKISYINEVAGLCERVGADVMEVSRGIGLDERIGSRFLQAGIGWGGSCFPKDTRALNAIASEYSYDLDIVTAAMRVNERQIQHILEKIQGEYKVIRGLQIAILGAAFKPNTDDTRDSPGIKLAQELCRKGAYVRMHDPIARVDFSRLEDCENVQQCDGLAETIDGSDVVVIATEWRDYINQDWNHLLKSSTILIDGRNCLAKYPFESHIKYHGIGRGNRR; this is encoded by the coding sequence ATGCAGATAGGAATCATAGGCACCGGTTATGTAGGTTTGACCACAAGTTTGGCTTTTGCTTACATTGGTCATCAGGTTTATGCGATTGATAAGGACCCCCGCAAGGTAGAGATGCTCCAGAGGGGCGAGCCCCCCATCCACGAAGAAGGCCTTCGTGAGCTTCTGCATTTGACCCGATCCCAGTTGGTTCCCACCGTGGATTATGCAGGTCTGGCAGACTGCAAAGTGATTTTCATTGCAGTGGGAACCCCCACCACACCCAGTGGAGAAGCAGACACGACTTATTTGGAACAAGCGGTCATTGAACTTGCTGGTGTTTTGAAACCAGATGAAGTGTACCATCTGGTTGTCAAATCAACAGTTCCAATCGGTACGAACCGCAAAGTGCAAACCCTGCTCAGGAATGAGTTGAAGAAACTGGGCAAGAACACAGAAGTGAGCATTGGCTCCAATCCTGAGTTTTTGCGTGAAGGTTTTGCACTTTATGACACTTTCTACCCTGATCGCGTCGTTGTGGGGGCCCACAACCGTGAATTCTTCAATGTGATGCGAGAGCTTTACGACCCAATCCTGGAACAAACCTTTGAAGCTCCAGAGTTCTTGCCCAGACCTTCCAGTTATCACCTGCCTCCTTTGATCACCACTGAACCGACAAGTGCAGAAATGATCAAGTATGCAGCCAATGCGTTTCTGGCCCTCAAAATCAGTTACATCAATGAGGTTGCAGGCCTTTGTGAGCGTGTGGGTGCAGATGTGATGGAAGTCTCCAGAGGCATTGGTCTGGACGAGCGAATCGGTTCGCGTTTTCTTCAAGCAGGGATTGGTTGGGGTGGAAGTTGCTTTCCAAAAGACACCCGGGCCCTGAACGCCATTGCCAGTGAGTACAGCTATGATCTGGACATCGTGACAGCGGCCATGCGGGTGAATGAGCGTCAGATTCAGCACATTCTGGAAAAGATTCAGGGCGAGTACAAGGTGATCCGGGGTTTGCAAATTGCCATTCTGGGTGCAGCCTTTAAACCCAACACAGACGATACAAGGGATTCTCCTGGCATCAAACTGGCACAAGAGCTTTGCCGCAAAGGGGCTTATGTGCGCATGCATGATCCCATCGCTCGGGTGGACTTCTCCAGGCTGGAAGACTGTGAAAATGTCCAGCAATGTGATGGTCTGGCAGAGACCATTGATGGCTCTGATGTGGTGGTGATTGCCACAGAGTGGAGGGATTACATCAACCAGGACTGGAACCATCTTTTGAAGTCCAGCACCATTTTGATCGATGGTCGCAACTGTCTGGCAAAGTATCCTTTTGAATCCCACATCAAATACCATGGCATTGGGCGGGGCAACAGAAGATAA
- the nagZ gene encoding beta-N-acetylhexosaminidase, giving the protein MSDVHKRAGQHMIVDLPGPTLDPQTRAFLSKYQFKGICLFRRNVQSSEQLQTLMQDLREVLGDQALIAIDQEGGAVLRILDTPQAPSAMALGATANPELSRQVGAAVGRGLRSYGINWNYAPSLDVNVNPLNPMIGDRSFGSDPEAVALHGVNWALGLEEAGVMASVKHFPGHGDTHLDSHLALPTVDKPLVELLKTELHPFQKAAEAHVGSMMTAHIVFPALDSENPATLSEKILTGLLRENWGYDGLIVTDAMDMHAISRQYEGGQAAIKALNAGADLVLCVNDLELQRKQVEAIARAIEDGTLDPELLERSEQRMARFGVQFPCTPLPYPEDQRAADEELMLEAARQALTEHHLQSLPDAHKPVLLLCPEQLSVGGAYEDTLKPEHLYQHLKGIYPELTLLTYPQDAPLSVRAELQSLLQTHPNVLLGGTARELLNENELLLVQDIQKQQVPILHLALWNPYQVMQLGLPALITYGFRDNALQALTEALQGKHPAGKLPVRF; this is encoded by the coding sequence ATGAGTGACGTTCACAAGCGTGCCGGTCAGCACATGATCGTAGACCTTCCAGGGCCCACACTGGACCCCCAAACCAGAGCATTTCTGTCCAAGTACCAGTTCAAAGGCATCTGTCTGTTCCGGCGCAATGTGCAGTCCTCTGAACAGTTGCAGACCCTGATGCAAGACCTCCGTGAGGTGCTTGGGGATCAGGCCCTGATTGCCATCGATCAGGAGGGTGGAGCAGTGCTGCGCATTCTGGACACCCCACAAGCCCCTTCCGCGATGGCTCTGGGGGCAACCGCCAACCCGGAACTGAGCAGACAGGTGGGGGCAGCAGTGGGACGAGGTTTGCGCTCATACGGCATCAACTGGAATTACGCACCTTCTCTGGATGTCAATGTGAATCCCCTGAATCCCATGATTGGAGACCGCAGCTTTGGCAGCGATCCTGAGGCAGTCGCCCTGCATGGGGTGAACTGGGCTCTGGGTCTGGAAGAAGCCGGGGTGATGGCCAGCGTCAAGCACTTCCCCGGTCACGGAGACACGCACCTCGACAGCCACCTTGCCCTGCCAACCGTGGACAAGCCTCTGGTGGAACTGCTCAAAACCGAACTGCATCCCTTCCAGAAAGCCGCCGAAGCCCACGTGGGCTCCATGATGACCGCCCACATCGTCTTCCCTGCTCTGGACAGCGAAAATCCGGCCACCCTTTCTGAAAAGATCCTGACCGGATTGCTGCGTGAAAACTGGGGCTACGATGGCCTGATCGTGACGGATGCCATGGACATGCATGCCATTTCCAGACAGTACGAAGGGGGGCAGGCTGCCATCAAAGCCCTCAATGCAGGGGCAGATCTGGTGTTGTGCGTCAATGACCTTGAACTGCAACGCAAGCAGGTGGAAGCCATCGCCAGAGCCATTGAGGACGGCACCCTGGACCCTGAACTGCTGGAACGCAGCGAGCAGCGGATGGCCCGTTTTGGGGTTCAATTTCCCTGCACTCCTCTGCCCTACCCTGAAGACCAGAGGGCAGCAGATGAGGAATTGATGCTGGAAGCTGCACGTCAGGCCCTCACAGAACACCATCTCCAGAGCCTGCCTGATGCCCACAAACCCGTGTTATTGCTGTGCCCAGAGCAACTTTCCGTGGGGGGTGCTTACGAAGACACCCTCAAACCCGAGCACCTTTACCAGCATCTGAAAGGCATTTACCCTGAACTAACCCTGCTGACCTATCCTCAGGATGCTCCTTTAAGCGTGCGTGCTGAACTGCAAAGCCTTTTGCAGACCCACCCAAATGTTTTGCTGGGTGGCACTGCCAGAGAACTCCTCAATGAAAACGAGTTGCTGCTGGTGCAGGACATCCAAAAACAGCAGGTGCCGATCTTGCATCTGGCGCTCTGGAACCCATATCAGGTGATGCAACTCGGGTTGCCTGCCCTGATCACTTACGGCTTCAGGGACAATGCTTTGCAAGCCCTCACCGAAGCTTTGCAGGGCAAACACCCTGCTGGAAAGCTGCCCGTTCGCTTCTGA
- a CDS encoding carbohydrate ABC transporter permease, whose amino-acid sequence MSVTQKRSVQDEHKKAVIRAKNRRFVNTFLVYAFLIVVLVFAVFPFMWTLAISFTDKSATGGVSIYDFPGSLFPKQVTFNNFVEVFTQLKIAQPFWNSVVISLLTVVGTLLVSATAAYPLARMEFPLKNIIFSAIIATLVLPTETAFIVNTMTLKALAQLPVIGGNNCFAPDGIAPYVCQGLGTYWSVVLPTIATGFGIFLLRQSYLSIPQALLEAARIDGATEMQILWRIMIPLSMPAMTALGIFTLVNTWNAYVWPKIALLGAQNLEPMSIAVLKLKGQYNFDPFNIAAGAVIMMIPILIVFLSAQKLFLRGLDGAVK is encoded by the coding sequence ATGAGCGTCACCCAAAAACGGTCTGTACAGGATGAACACAAAAAAGCCGTGATTCGGGCCAAAAACCGCCGATTTGTGAACACTTTCCTGGTGTATGCCTTCTTGATTGTGGTGCTGGTGTTTGCGGTCTTTCCCTTCATGTGGACCCTTGCCATCTCTTTCACCGACAAGAGCGCCACAGGTGGGGTCAGCATCTACGATTTCCCTGGCAGCCTGTTTCCCAAACAGGTCACGTTCAACAACTTTGTTGAGGTGTTCACCCAGCTGAAGATTGCCCAACCCTTCTGGAACTCTGTGGTCATCAGCCTGCTGACCGTGGTGGGCACCTTGCTGGTTTCAGCGACAGCGGCTTACCCTCTGGCACGGATGGAGTTCCCCCTCAAGAACATCATTTTCAGTGCCATCATCGCCACACTGGTGCTTCCCACCGAAACCGCTTTTATTGTCAACACCATGACCCTCAAAGCACTGGCCCAGCTTCCGGTGATCGGTGGCAACAATTGCTTTGCGCCAGATGGCATTGCCCCTTACGTCTGCCAGGGATTGGGCACCTACTGGTCGGTGGTGTTGCCCACCATTGCCACAGGCTTTGGCATCTTCCTCTTGCGCCAGTCTTACCTCTCCATTCCTCAAGCCCTCCTTGAAGCTGCGCGCATCGACGGGGCCACCGAGATGCAGATCCTCTGGCGCATCATGATTCCCCTCTCAATGCCTGCCATGACCGCTCTGGGCATCTTCACGCTGGTCAACACCTGGAACGCCTACGTGTGGCCCAAGATTGCGCTGCTCGGAGCACAAAATCTGGAGCCCATGTCCATTGCCGTTCTGAAGTTGAAAGGCCAGTACAACTTTGATCCTTTCAACATTGCAGCAGGTGCGGTGATCATGATGATTCCCATTCTGATCGTGTTCCTGTCCGCCCAGAAACTGTTCCTCAGGGGGCTTGATGGGGCAGTGAAGTAA
- a CDS encoding carbohydrate ABC transporter permease — translation MQNKTRTALIAYAFLAPALILLAVFTFYPVIYGSYLGFTEYKAANFAAGEAPRFIGLQNFINLFQDELFLKGLWNSVKYIAIVPALQIAALAIAVAVNRKLPFMSFFRAAYYIPVITSIATAAVMWDWIFQKEGTLNWVLMGLNFINEKTAFGWLNNEHTAIWALMLVTFWRGFGYYMVLYMGGLQAVPEEVEEAAYLDGATPFQTFWLVIVPMMRPTLLLCSLLSTFAAIRVLDEVVALTPGGGPLNSTYTALMYVYQKAFDGFNFDYGMASAAGLIIAVLGIGLSVVQFRLNKEDRA, via the coding sequence ATGCAAAACAAAACCCGCACAGCCCTGATTGCCTACGCGTTTCTCGCACCGGCCCTGATCCTGCTGGCTGTCTTCACCTTCTATCCGGTGATTTACGGAAGCTACCTCGGATTCACCGAGTACAAGGCCGCCAATTTTGCTGCTGGAGAAGCTCCCAGATTCATCGGATTGCAGAACTTCATCAACCTTTTTCAAGACGAACTTTTTCTGAAGGGTTTGTGGAACTCGGTCAAGTACATTGCCATTGTTCCTGCCCTGCAAATTGCAGCTCTGGCCATTGCAGTGGCCGTCAACCGCAAGTTGCCGTTCATGTCTTTTTTCCGTGCAGCCTACTACATTCCGGTCATCACCTCGATTGCCACTGCTGCAGTGATGTGGGACTGGATTTTTCAAAAAGAAGGCACCCTGAACTGGGTCCTGATGGGTCTCAACTTCATAAACGAGAAAACCGCTTTTGGCTGGCTCAACAACGAACACACGGCCATCTGGGCCTTGATGCTGGTCACCTTCTGGCGCGGGTTTGGTTATTACATGGTGCTGTACATGGGTGGCTTGCAGGCCGTTCCAGAGGAAGTGGAAGAAGCCGCTTATCTGGACGGTGCAACCCCCTTCCAGACGTTCTGGCTGGTGATTGTTCCCATGATGCGTCCCACCCTGCTGCTGTGCAGCTTGCTCTCCACATTTGCAGCCATTCGCGTGCTGGATGAGGTGGTTGCCTTGACCCCCGGTGGCGGCCCCCTCAACAGCACCTACACCGCCCTGATGTACGTGTACCAGAAAGCTTTTGACGGCTTCAATTTCGACTACGGAATGGCTTCTGCTGCAGGACTGATCATTGCTGTGCTGGGCATTGGGCTTTCCGTGGTGCAATTCCGCCTCAACAAGGAGGACCGCGCATGA
- a CDS encoding EpsG family protein codes for MQLDHPRALPSERKKATPVMVVGIFFLLLTLLIVSFSIQDTFNINPTSDLYIYNLLYNSADFFELSDFVSNMPYEPLFLVFVKGFSAIGLPLSVFLMTLSVFFYLSLYNLFLRFAPGWYTTMGILLVVSIYFPFNYSLNQIVIRQGWAVCFLFYALAFLFNHINSKGKEKIKNFVLFFIFGVLAVLFHYSALVVLVLAFFSLRIKPKYMIMIWMFTAISYVVDHIGLQGILRAYLYPLVEANSSLRVDISTYQIGFKLNFFVLSSIPFVLWMIATRRGVASQGFNQIMSVYLAVNAFSMLLSLMPYHDRFFTYGWVLIPIVMASFVYEMGYVQRARMMAKA; via the coding sequence ATGCAACTGGACCATCCCCGTGCTCTGCCTTCAGAACGAAAAAAAGCCACACCTGTGATGGTTGTTGGGATCTTTTTCTTGTTGTTGACCCTGCTGATTGTGAGTTTCTCGATCCAGGACACTTTCAACATCAATCCAACTTCAGATCTTTATATTTATAATTTGCTTTACAATTCTGCTGATTTTTTTGAATTGAGCGACTTTGTTTCCAATATGCCATATGAGCCTCTTTTTTTGGTTTTTGTTAAAGGTTTTAGTGCCATAGGTTTACCGCTCAGCGTGTTCCTGATGACATTAAGTGTGTTTTTCTATCTGTCATTGTATAACTTATTTTTGAGATTTGCTCCAGGATGGTATACCACAATGGGTATTCTTTTGGTGGTCAGCATATATTTCCCATTTAACTATTCTTTAAACCAAATTGTGATCAGGCAAGGATGGGCAGTCTGCTTCTTGTTTTATGCTCTGGCATTTTTATTCAATCATATCAATTCAAAAGGGAAAGAAAAGATCAAAAATTTCGTGCTGTTCTTTATTTTTGGGGTGCTGGCTGTTCTGTTTCACTATTCTGCTCTTGTGGTATTGGTGTTGGCGTTTTTTTCCTTGAGGATAAAGCCAAAATACATGATCATGATATGGATGTTCACTGCAATATCTTATGTTGTTGATCATATTGGTCTGCAGGGAATCCTCAGGGCATATTTGTACCCACTTGTTGAAGCAAACTCTTCACTTCGCGTAGACATCAGCACTTATCAGATTGGATTTAAGCTTAACTTTTTTGTGCTCAGTTCAATTCCATTTGTGCTGTGGATGATTGCCACCAGAAGGGGTGTGGCTTCTCAGGGTTTCAACCAGATCATGTCGGTGTATTTGGCTGTCAATGCCTTTTCCATGTTGCTGAGTTTGATGCCCTACCACGACCGCTTTTTCACATATGGATGGGTGCTGATACCCATTGTGATGGCAAGTTTCGTGTACGAGATGGGGTACGTGCAGCGGGCAAGGATGATGGCAAAAGCTTGA